In Oryzihumus leptocrescens, the following are encoded in one genomic region:
- a CDS encoding bifunctional riboflavin kinase/FAD synthetase — MLRWTDLTQIPEGFGPSVVTLGNFDGVHRGHRAVLATVIEQARERDAQAVAVTFDPHPVAVLRPDQAPRTITPLGLRLDLLEGTGLDAVLVQEFTAELAGWTPERYVEEVFVEALGATAVVVGEDTRFGVRNSGDVSTLRALGDKHGFDVVVLKDLGGDTRWSSSQVRELVATGDVAAAAEILGRPHRISGTVVHGDHRGRELGYPTANLPQEMGGLVPADGVYAGWLLRLDRPEEDAERVLPAAVSIGTNPTFDGHQRRVEAYALDRTDLDLYGEQVGVELVERLRPTERFDSVEELLEQMAHDVERCREVLTSIVPS, encoded by the coding sequence GTGCTGCGATGGACCGACCTGACCCAGATCCCTGAGGGCTTTGGCCCGAGCGTGGTGACGCTGGGCAACTTCGACGGCGTGCACCGCGGCCACCGCGCGGTCCTCGCCACCGTGATCGAGCAGGCGCGCGAGCGCGACGCGCAGGCGGTGGCGGTGACCTTCGACCCGCACCCGGTCGCGGTGCTGCGCCCCGACCAGGCGCCGCGCACGATCACCCCGCTCGGGCTGCGCCTCGACCTGCTCGAGGGCACCGGCCTCGACGCCGTCCTGGTGCAGGAGTTCACCGCCGAGCTGGCCGGGTGGACGCCCGAGCGCTACGTCGAGGAGGTCTTCGTCGAGGCGCTCGGCGCGACCGCCGTCGTGGTGGGGGAGGACACCCGCTTCGGCGTGCGCAACTCCGGTGACGTCTCGACCCTGCGGGCGCTGGGCGACAAGCACGGCTTCGACGTGGTCGTGCTCAAGGACCTCGGCGGCGACACCCGCTGGTCCTCCAGCCAGGTCCGCGAGCTCGTGGCCACCGGCGACGTCGCGGCCGCCGCGGAGATCCTCGGGCGCCCGCACCGGATCAGCGGCACGGTCGTCCACGGCGACCACCGGGGCCGCGAGCTGGGCTACCCCACGGCCAACCTCCCGCAGGAGATGGGCGGGCTCGTCCCCGCGGACGGGGTGTACGCCGGGTGGCTGCTGCGCCTGGACCGGCCCGAGGAGGACGCGGAACGGGTGCTGCCGGCGGCGGTCTCGATCGGCACCAACCCGACCTTCGACGGGCACCAGCGCCGGGTCGAGGCCTACGCCCTGGACCGCACCGACCTCGACCTCTACGGCGAGCAGGTGGGCGTCGAGCTGGTCGAGCGGCTGCGCCCGACCGAGCGGTTCGACTCGGTGGAGGAGCTCCTGGAGCAGATGGCCCACGACGTGGAGCGCTGCCGCGAGGTGCTCACGTCCATCGTCCCCTCGTAG
- the truB gene encoding tRNA pseudouridine(55) synthase TruB produces the protein MSPEGLLIVDKPAGWTSHDVVARARRLCGTRRVGHAGTLDPMATGVLVLGVERATKLLTFLVGCDKTYTATIRLGQDTVTDDAEGEVTAGADASGLTDEAVDKAVAALTGEIDQVPSAVSAIKVDGKRSYARVRAGEDVALRARRVTVSRFDVLDRRHVSADGHPVLDLDVEVEVSSGTYVRALARDLGAALGVGGHLTALRRTRVGRFDLAAARTLAELEAAAEADGIPVVSLADAARASFDVRELTDDEARMVGHGQRIPSRKPLREDPVAAFAPDGRLVAMLDERGMLARTHVVFPVP, from the coding sequence GTGAGCCCCGAAGGCCTGCTGATCGTCGACAAGCCGGCCGGGTGGACCAGCCACGACGTGGTGGCGCGGGCGCGTCGCCTGTGCGGCACCCGCCGGGTGGGCCATGCCGGCACGCTGGACCCGATGGCCACCGGTGTGCTCGTCCTCGGGGTCGAGCGCGCCACCAAGCTGCTGACCTTCCTGGTCGGCTGCGACAAGACCTACACGGCCACGATCCGGCTCGGCCAGGACACCGTCACCGACGACGCCGAGGGTGAGGTGACCGCCGGCGCCGACGCCTCCGGCCTCACCGACGAGGCGGTCGACAAGGCCGTCGCTGCCCTCACCGGCGAGATCGACCAGGTGCCCAGCGCCGTCAGCGCCATCAAGGTCGACGGCAAGCGCTCGTATGCGCGGGTGCGCGCGGGGGAGGACGTGGCTCTCCGTGCGCGGCGGGTCACGGTCAGCCGCTTCGACGTGCTCGACCGGCGCCACGTCAGCGCCGACGGGCACCCCGTGCTCGACCTCGACGTCGAGGTGGAGGTGTCCTCGGGCACCTACGTCCGCGCTCTGGCCCGCGACCTCGGCGCCGCCCTCGGCGTCGGCGGCCACCTCACCGCGCTGCGCCGCACCCGCGTCGGCCGGTTCGACCTCGCGGCGGCCCGCACGCTGGCCGAGCTCGAGGCCGCGGCGGAGGCGGACGGCATACCGGTGGTGTCCCTGGCGGACGCCGCGCGGGCGTCCTTCGACGTGCGGGAGCTGACCGACGACGAGGCGCGCATGGTCGGGCACGGCCAGCGCATCCCCTCGCGCAAGCCGCTGCGGGAGGACCCGGTGGCGGCGTTCGCGCCGGACGGGCGCCTGGTGGCGATGCTCGACGAGCGGGGCATGCTGGCCCGCACCCACGTGGTGTTCCCCGTTCCGTAG
- the rbfA gene encoding 30S ribosome-binding factor RbfA yields MADPARARKIADRIKVLIAENLEYRVKDPRLGFITITDVRVTNDLQHASVFYTVFGSDEERAETAEALEAAKGKLRSFVGKQIGIRLTPTLEFFADAIPENAAHLEDLLKEARERDAAVAAAAAGAVPAGESDPYRKPREDEDDLDDLDEDDREARRA; encoded by the coding sequence ATGGCTGATCCGGCACGCGCCCGCAAGATCGCTGACCGCATCAAGGTCCTGATCGCCGAGAACCTCGAGTACCGCGTCAAGGACCCCCGTCTGGGGTTCATCACGATCACCGACGTGCGGGTCACCAACGACCTGCAGCACGCGTCGGTGTTCTACACGGTCTTCGGCTCCGACGAGGAGCGTGCCGAGACGGCGGAGGCGCTCGAGGCGGCCAAGGGCAAGCTGCGCTCCTTCGTCGGCAAGCAGATCGGCATCCGGCTGACCCCGACGCTGGAGTTCTTCGCCGACGCGATCCCCGAGAACGCCGCCCACCTCGAGGACCTGCTCAAGGAGGCCCGCGAGCGCGACGCCGCCGTGGCCGCCGCCGCTGCCGGCGCGGTCCCCGCGGGCGAGTCCGACCCCTACCGCAAGCCGCGGGAGGACGAGGACGACCTCGACGACCTGGACGAGGACGACCGGGAGGCCCGGCGCGCGTGA
- the infB gene encoding translation initiation factor IF-2 — MAKVRVYELAKELGVESKTLLNHLKEQGEFVRSASSTIEPPVVRKIRETFPAELAGGGAAKPAAPAKKAAPAAKPAAPAPAAPAPAAPAKPAAAAPAKPAPEVPAPAAPAKPVEAPAARTAPTPGPKPAAKPTPAPEAPAAPAAPAAREGGAPTPGPRPAPRPGAPRPGNNPFAPSQGMPRDGRSGGQRGGRDGGREGGGQGAPRPGNNPFASSQGMPRPQGGNRPGGAAGPGGPRPAAPRPGGPRPNPGMMPDRAAVGRPGERPARPGGRPGGGGFGGRPGGGGPGGGGGGFAGRPGGGGRGGPGGRGATAGAFGRGGGRPVRGRKSKRAKRQEFEQMQAPTIGGVSVPRGDGKTVVRVRRGSSLTDFADKINANPASLVTVLFHLGEMATATQSLDEDTFKLLGAELGYDVQVVSPEEEEKELFDSFNIDLETGIASEDDEDLAPRPPVVTVMGHVDHGKTRLLDAIRNEDVAAGEAGGITQHIGAYQVHKEHEGIDRAITFIDTPGHEAFTAMRARGAKVTDIAILVVAADDGVMPQTIEALNHAQAADVPIVVAVNKIDVEGANPSKVRQQLTEYNLIAEEYGGDTMFVDVSAKAGQNIDGLLEAVLLTADAALDLRANPDRDARGVAIEANLDRGRGATATVLVQAGTLRVGDAIVTGSAYGRVRAMLDEHGKNIDEAGPSRPVQVLGLSSVPRAGDTFVVAPDDRTARQIAEKREAADRQASLAKARKRISLEDLNEALAAGKVETLNLILKGDVSGSVEALEDALLQIDVGDEVDLRIIDRGVGAITLNNINLAMASDAIIIGFNVRAEGQNADVAEREGVEIRYYSVIYQAIEEIEAALKGMLKPEFEEAQLGTAEVREVFRSSKFGNVAGSLVRSGEIKRGTRARLTRDGVVVTENLEITGLRRFKDDVTEVREGYECGINLGSFNDIKIGDVIETYEMREKPRA, encoded by the coding sequence GTGGCTAAGGTCCGGGTCTACGAGCTCGCCAAGGAGCTCGGAGTCGAGAGCAAGACTTTGCTCAACCATCTGAAGGAGCAGGGCGAGTTCGTCCGGTCGGCGTCGTCGACCATCGAGCCCCCTGTCGTGCGCAAGATTCGCGAGACGTTCCCCGCCGAGCTCGCCGGCGGTGGCGCCGCCAAGCCGGCTGCCCCCGCCAAGAAGGCGGCCCCCGCCGCGAAGCCGGCTGCCCCCGCCCCGGCTGCGCCGGCCCCCGCTGCACCGGCCAAGCCGGCTGCGGCCGCCCCGGCCAAGCCTGCGCCGGAGGTCCCCGCCCCGGCGGCACCCGCCAAGCCGGTCGAGGCCCCCGCGGCCCGCACCGCGCCCACGCCGGGCCCCAAGCCGGCCGCGAAGCCGACCCCGGCTCCCGAGGCCCCGGCCGCTCCCGCCGCTCCGGCGGCCCGCGAGGGTGGCGCGCCGACCCCCGGCCCGCGTCCGGCCCCGCGTCCCGGCGCCCCGCGTCCGGGCAACAACCCCTTCGCCCCCAGCCAGGGCATGCCGCGTGACGGCCGCAGCGGCGGCCAGCGCGGTGGCCGTGACGGCGGCCGCGAGGGTGGCGGCCAGGGCGCTCCGCGTCCGGGCAACAACCCCTTCGCCTCCAGCCAGGGCATGCCCCGTCCCCAGGGCGGCAACCGCCCCGGTGGCGCTGCCGGCCCCGGCGGTCCGCGTCCGGCGGCCCCGCGTCCCGGTGGTCCCCGCCCGAACCCGGGCATGATGCCCGACCGCGCTGCGGTCGGTCGTCCCGGTGAGCGTCCCGCCCGCCCGGGTGGTCGTCCCGGTGGCGGCGGCTTCGGCGGTCGTCCCGGTGGTGGCGGTCCCGGTGGCGGTGGCGGCGGCTTCGCCGGTCGTCCCGGCGGCGGTGGCCGTGGTGGCCCCGGTGGCCGTGGTGCGACCGCCGGTGCGTTCGGTCGCGGTGGCGGCCGTCCGGTCCGTGGCCGCAAGTCCAAGCGCGCGAAGCGCCAGGAGTTCGAGCAGATGCAGGCGCCCACCATCGGTGGCGTCAGCGTCCCCCGTGGTGACGGCAAGACCGTCGTGCGCGTGCGTCGCGGCTCGTCGCTGACCGACTTCGCGGACAAGATCAACGCCAACCCGGCGAGCCTGGTGACCGTGCTGTTCCACCTCGGTGAGATGGCCACGGCGACCCAGTCCCTCGACGAGGACACCTTCAAGCTGCTCGGTGCCGAGCTCGGCTACGACGTGCAGGTCGTCTCCCCGGAGGAGGAGGAGAAGGAGCTCTTCGACTCCTTCAACATCGACCTCGAGACCGGTATCGCGTCCGAGGACGACGAGGACCTCGCGCCCCGTCCGCCGGTCGTGACCGTCATGGGTCACGTCGACCACGGCAAGACCCGCCTGCTCGACGCGATCCGCAACGAGGACGTCGCCGCGGGTGAGGCCGGTGGCATCACCCAGCACATCGGTGCCTACCAGGTGCACAAGGAGCACGAGGGCATCGACCGCGCGATCACCTTCATCGACACCCCGGGTCACGAGGCCTTCACGGCCATGCGTGCCCGTGGTGCCAAGGTCACCGACATCGCGATCCTCGTCGTCGCTGCCGACGACGGCGTGATGCCGCAGACCATCGAGGCGCTCAACCACGCCCAGGCGGCGGACGTGCCGATCGTGGTCGCGGTCAACAAGATCGACGTCGAAGGTGCGAACCCCTCGAAGGTGCGCCAGCAGCTGACCGAGTACAACCTCATCGCCGAGGAGTACGGCGGAGACACGATGTTCGTCGACGTGTCGGCCAAGGCCGGCCAGAACATCGACGGCCTGCTCGAGGCGGTCCTGCTGACTGCCGACGCGGCGCTCGACCTGCGGGCCAACCCCGACCGTGACGCCCGTGGTGTCGCGATCGAGGCCAACCTCGACCGGGGCCGTGGCGCCACCGCCACGGTGCTGGTCCAGGCCGGCACCCTGCGCGTCGGCGACGCGATCGTCACCGGCAGCGCCTACGGCCGCGTTCGCGCCATGCTCGACGAGCACGGCAAGAACATCGACGAGGCGGGCCCGTCCCGTCCGGTCCAGGTGCTCGGTCTGTCCTCCGTGCCGCGTGCCGGTGACACCTTCGTGGTGGCCCCGGACGACCGCACGGCCCGCCAGATCGCCGAGAAGCGCGAGGCGGCCGACCGCCAGGCCTCCCTGGCCAAGGCCCGCAAGCGCATCAGCCTCGAGGACCTCAACGAGGCCCTCGCGGCCGGCAAGGTCGAGACCCTCAACCTCATCCTCAAGGGTGACGTGTCGGGTTCGGTCGAGGCGCTCGAGGACGCCCTGCTCCAGATCGACGTGGGCGACGAGGTCGACCTGCGCATCATCGACCGCGGCGTCGGTGCGATCACGCTCAACAACATCAACCTGGCGATGGCCTCCGACGCCATCATCATCGGCTTCAACGTGCGGGCCGAGGGCCAGAACGCGGATGTGGCCGAGCGTGAGGGTGTCGAGATCCGCTACTACTCGGTGATCTACCAGGCCATCGAGGAGATCGAGGCGGCCCTGAAGGGCATGCTCAAGCCGGAGTTCGAGGAGGCCCAGCTCGGCACCGCGGAGGTGCGCGAGGTGTTCCGCTCGAGCAAGTTCGGCAACGTGGCCGGCTCGCTGGTCCGCTCCGGCGAGATCAAGCGCGGCACCCGGGCCCGCCTCACCCGCGACGGCGTCGTCGTCACGGAGAACCTCGAGATCACCGGTCTGCGTCGCTTCAAGGACGACGTCACCGAGGTCCGCGAGGGCTACGAGTGCGGTATCAACCTCGGTAGCTTCAACGACATCAAGATCGGCGACGTCATCGAGACCTACGAGATGCGTGAAAAGCCGCGTGCGTAA
- a CDS encoding YlxR family protein produces MVQTDRTQDVRVRRSHSTARTCVGCRSRDDRSSLLRVVAVWNEQEHQLVAHPDPRRRLPGRGAWLHPTPECLELAVRRRAFARALRVKAPLDTSRVRAHVLEEQQAVVGGSQEPSEHATESG; encoded by the coding sequence GTGGTCCAGACCGATCGGACGCAAGACGTCCGTGTGCGGCGATCCCACTCCACGGCACGCACGTGTGTGGGCTGCCGTTCCCGCGACGACCGGTCGTCACTGCTGCGAGTCGTCGCGGTGTGGAATGAGCAGGAGCACCAGCTCGTTGCCCATCCTGATCCCCGACGTCGGCTGCCCGGGCGTGGCGCATGGCTGCACCCGACACCCGAATGTCTCGAGCTCGCCGTGCGACGCAGGGCGTTCGCGAGGGCCTTGCGCGTCAAGGCCCCGCTGGACACCTCCCGCGTCAGGGCGCACGTGCTCGAGGAGCAGCAGGCCGTCGTCGGCGGCTCCCAGGAGCCGTCGGAACATGCAACCGAAAGCGGGTAA